A genome region from Sardina pilchardus chromosome 22, fSarPil1.1, whole genome shotgun sequence includes the following:
- the LOC134069650 gene encoding serine/threonine-protein phosphatase alpha-2 isoform-like produces the protein MAESDKLNIDSIIQRLLEVKGSRPGKNVQLTENEIRGLCLKSREIFLSQPILLELEAPLKICGDVHGQYHDLLRLFEYGGFPPESNYLFLGDYVDRGKQSLETICLLLAYKVKYPENFFLLRGNHECASINRIYGFYDECKRRYNIKLWKTFTDCFNCLPVAAIVDEKIFCCHGGLSPDLQSMEQIRRVMRPTDVPDQGLLCDLLWADPDKDVTGWGENDRGVSFTFGADVVAKFLHKHDMDLICRAHQVVEDGYEFFAKRQLVTLFSAPNYCGEFDNAGAMMSVDETLMCSFQILKPADKKLFSYSGGGGFGSGRPVTPPRNSAKAGKAKK, from the exons ATGGCAGAATCTGACAAGTTAAACATCGATTCAATTATACAACGCCTCCTCGAAG TGAAGGGTTCTAGGCCTGGGAAGAACGTCCAGTTGACGGAGAATGAGATCCGCGGTCTGTGCCTCAAATCCCGGGAGATTTTCCTCAGTCAACCCATTCTTTTGGAACTCGAGGCACCGCTAAAGATTTGTG GTGATGTCCATGGTCAGTACCACGACCTCCTGAGGTTGTTTGAGTATGGTGGCTTCCCCCCAGAGAGCAACTACTTGTTCCTGGGCGACTATGTGGACAGAGGCAAGCAGTCCCTAGAGACCATCTGTCTGCTGTTGGCCTACAAAGTCAAATACCCTGAGAATTTCTTTCTTCTGCGAGGCAATCATGAATGTGCCTCCATCAACAGGATATATGGTTTTTATGATGAAT GCAAGAGGCGGTATAACATCAAGCTGTGGAAGACGTTCACCGACTGCTTCAACTGCCTACCTGTCGCTGCCATTGTTGACGAAAAGATCTTCTGTTGTCATGGAG gcCTGTCTCCGGACCTGCAGTCGATGGAGCAGATCCGGCGTGTGATGCGGCCCACGGACGTGCCGGACCAGGGCCTcctgtgcgacctgctgtgggCCGACCCCGACAAGGACGTGACCGGCTGGGGCGAGAACGACCGCGGCGTCTCCTTCACCTTCGGAGCGGACGTCGTCGCCAAGTTCCTCCACAAGCACGACATGGATCTCATCTGCCGTGCCCACCAG GTGGTGGAGGATGGCTACGAGTTCTTTGCGAAGCGCCAGCTGGTCACACTGTTCTCTGCCCCCAACTACTGCGGCGAGTTCGACAACGCCGGAGCCATGATGAGCGTGGATGAAACACTCATGTGCtccttccag atTCTGAAGCCAGCCGATAAGAAGCTGTTCTCCTACAGCGGCGGAGGTGGCTTCGGCTCCGGGCGACCGGTCACCCCGCCCAGGAACTCGGCCAAGGCCGGCAAGGCCAAGAAATGA